From a region of the Tiliqua scincoides isolate rTilSci1 chromosome 4, rTilSci1.hap2, whole genome shotgun sequence genome:
- the PXMP4 gene encoding peroxisomal membrane protein 4 codes for MGAETMLRTLLYTVNSLLRQRRYQAALAVVKGFRNGAVYGAKIRAPHALVMTFLFRSGSLREKLKAIFQATYTHSKNLAYFVFTYKGLMALQSRIQRKKIPVHSFLAACIGGWLVFGENNNINSQINMYLLSRILFGLSRLAVEKGYIPEPKQDPFPLFAALVWGIVLWLFEYHRHTLQPSLQSSMTYLYDDSEVWHDVTDFLVYNKRPVSK; via the exons ATGGGCGCGGAGACGATGCTGAGGACCCTGCTGTACACCGTCAACTCCCTGCTGCGGCAGCGCAGATACCAGGCGGCGCTGGCGGTGGTCAAGGGCTTCCGCAACGGAGCGGT aTATGGGGCAAAAATCCGTGCCCCCCATGCTTTGGTGATGACTTTTCTTTTCAGGAGTGGAAG ttTAAGGGAGAAACTGAAAGCAATTTTTCAGGCCACTTATACTCATTCAAAAAACCTGGCATATTTTGTATTCACATACAAAGGTCTGATGGCCTTGCAGTCTAGAATACAAAGAAAAAAGATTCCAGTTCACTCTTTCCTCGCAGCCTGCATTGGAGGCTGGTTAGTGTTTGGAGAAAACAATAATATCAACAGCCAG ATAAACATGTACCTGTTGTCTCGTATCCTGTTTGGCTTGTCCCGACTGGCAGTGGAAAAGGGTTATATTCCAGAGCCAAAACAAGATCCCTTCCCGCTGTTTGCTGCTCTGGTTTGGGGGATTGTTCTCTGGCTCTTTGAGTATCACCGGCACACTCTACAGCCATCATTACAATCATCTATGACCTACCTTTATGATGACAGTGAAGTCTGGCATGATGTGACTGACTTTCTTGTATATAACAAAAGACCTGTGAGCAAATAG